From the Quercus lobata isolate SW786 chromosome 6, ValleyOak3.0 Primary Assembly, whole genome shotgun sequence genome, one window contains:
- the LOC115995018 gene encoding uncharacterized protein LOC115995018 — translation MAQGRRGRRGGIRGNQMNVGEGVEANPPMGRNVGRNQNIEREDMIAELRRQVAALTEVVQRMQPPHETTDESDDSHSHFGNPFGAPPRGRPYVERNEPRLDYNFKVEILEFQGSLKPEDFVDWLNTIERVFDYYEVIDEKKVKLVAIRLKGRASAWWEQLQISRQRSGKVKIKSWEKMKKKLREQFLPFNYTQSLYKDLHNLKQEGSVEEYTEAFHQLVVRVDLNESEEQMVARYLSGLKPSIQDVLSLQSLWNVSEAYNRALLVEKQQTRPALRSGQWGSRSGQGISSQYKVGNSSTNGRGETSGVEQQPAGSKSAITAPKQSQTATVGGGRQQQVGTFKCFKCGEPGHRSSDCRKKALMLEEVKELEREGGEPIFDQPSNEVGGDFEEEEGLTLVMRKTLLAPRFNSEEDWLRTNIFYTTCNIGGRVCNMIIDGGSCENVVSQEVVDKLRLATQDHPHPYKLSWFKKGNEVKVTKRCLVPFSIRKKYFDEVWCDVVPMDACHILLGRPWQYDRQTMHDGKKNTYTLSKDNQQFTLLPMKEKVTSKSSTTSLLASKSFIQESQDSGYIFALIPVNTVAGTDVPSAVTELLQQYGDVFPHELPPMRDIQHAIDLVLGAPLPNKAAYRMAPKEKEELQKQVQELLDRGYIRASISPCAVPALLTPKKDASNVAALFFKEVYKLHGVPLSIVSDKDAKFLAHFWRTLWCKIGTELSFSTSFHPQTDGQTEVVNRSLGNLLRCLIGENPRNWESILPLAEFAYNSSLNRTINTSPFEVVYGNKPLSVLDLAPLPLSKKENVRATEMTDFMQSVLAQVKERIEHSNANYKTAADIHRRRLIFKEGDLVWVILTKERCPHGSYSKLGARKVGPCKVLTKVNDNAYTVQLPPHLNISNAFNVKHLKPYFPTET, via the coding sequence ATGGCTCAAGGAAGGAGGGGAAGGAGAGGCGGAATAAGGGGGAATCAAATGAATGTTGGGGAAGGAGTTGAAGCCAACCCTCCAATGGGGAGGAATGTTGGACGGAATCAAAACATCGAGAGAGAAGACATGATTGCTGAATTAAGGAGACAAGTTGCGGCACTTACAGAGGTGGTGCAGCGTATGCAGCCTCCTCATGAGACTACCGATGAGTCTGATGACTCTCATTCTCATTTTGGGAACCCTTTTGGAGCTCCTCCAAGGGGTAGGCCTTATGTGGAAAGAAATGAGCCAAGGCTTGACTACAACTTCAAGGTTGAAATTCTAGAATTTCAAGGGAGTCTCAAACCGGAAGACTTTGTAGATTGGCTGAACACCATTGAAAGGGTGTTTGATTATTATGAAGTTATAGATGAAAAGAAAGTGAAGCTAGTCGCTATTCGCCTTAAAGGGAGAGCTTCCGCTTGGTGGGAACAATTGCAAATTTCTCGCCAAAGAAGTGGTAAAGTCAAGATCAAGAGTTgggagaagatgaagaaaaagctCCGTGAGCAATTTCTTCCTTTCAACTACACCCAATCACTCTACAAAGACCTACACAACCTTAAGCAAGAGGGAAGTGTAGAGGAGTATACGGAGGCGTTTCACCAACTTGTAGTAAGGGTAGATTTGAATGAAAGTGAAGAACAAATGGTTGCAAGGTACTTGAGTGGATTGAAGCCATCCATCCAAGATGTCCTTAGTCTTCAATCATTGTGGAACGTGTCGGAAGCCTACAACCGGGCTTTACTGGTAGAGAAGCAACAAACTAGGCCAGCTTTAAGGTCTGGACAGTGGGGTTCCAGGTCTGGGCAGGGGATTTCTAGCCAATATAAGGTTGGGAATTCAAGTACAAATGGGAGAGGAGAAACTTCTGGGGTTGAACAGCAACCAGCAGGTTCTAAATCTGCTATTACAGCCCCAAAACAGTCCCAAACAGCCACTGTTGGCGGGGGTAGACAGCAACAGGTGGGTACTTTCAAATGTTTCAAGTGTGGAGAGCCGGGGCATCGATCTTCGGATTGTAGGAAGAAGGCTCTTATGTTGGAGGAAGTAAAAGAGCTTGAACGTGAAGGTGGAGAACCCATCTTTGATCAACCTTCAAATGAGGTTGGTGGtgattttgaagaagaagagggctTGACACTTGTGATGAGAAAGACTCTTCTTGCTCCTAGATTCAATTCCGAAGAAGATTGGTTGAGaaccaatattttttatacaacttGCAATATTGGAGGAAGAGTTTGTAATATGATCATCGATGGGGGAAGTTGTGAAAATGTGGTCTCTCAAGAGGTGGTTGATAAGTTGAGGCTTGCCACTCAAGATCACCCACATCCCTACAAACTTTCTTGGTTCAAGAAGGGTAATGAGGTGAAAGTAACGAAGCGTTGCTTGGTGCCATTTTCTATCCGGAAGAAATATTTTGATGAAGTTTGGTGTGATGTAGTACCAATGGATGCATGCCATATCCTTCTTGGAAGACCTTGGCAATATGATCGCCAAACGATGCATGATGGGAAGAAGAACACCTATACCTTAAGCAAAGACAATCAGCAATTTACTTTGCTGCCAATGAAGGAAAAGGTGACTTCTAAATCCTCTACAACCTCTTTACTCGCTTCTAAAAGCTTCATTCAAGAAAGTCAAGATAGTGGCTACATTTTCGCATTAATTCCAGTCAACACAGTGGCTGGAACTGATGTTCCTAGTGCTGTCACTGAGTTATTACAGCAATATGGTGATGTTTTTCCCCATGAGTTACCTCCTATGCGAGACATTCAACATGCCATTGATTTGGTACTGGGTGCACCCCTTCCAAACAAGGCAGCATATCGTATGGCTccaaaggagaaggaagaattGCAAAAACAGGTTCAAGAGCTTCTTGATAGAGGCTACATTCGGGCTAGTATTAGCCCTTGTGCGGTACCCGCTCTCTTGACTCCTAAGAAGGATGCTTCCAATGTGGCTGctttatttttcaaagaagTCTACAAGCTTCATGGTGTACCCCTATCTATTGTTTCCGACAAGGATGCTAAATTTCTTGCTCATTTTTGGCGAACTCTATGGTGCAAGATAGGAACTGAATTGAGTTTTAGCACTTCTTTCCACCCTCAAACGGATGGTCAAACTGAAGTTGTCAACCGAAGTCTTGGAAATCTCTTGAGATGCTTGATTGGAGAAAATCCTAGAAATTGGGAAAGTATCCTTCCCTTGGCTGAATTTGCTTACAACTCTTCTCTTAATCGGACTATTAACACATCTCCTTTTGAAGTTGTGTATGGAAATAAACCTTTGAGTGTCTTAGATTTGGCACCCTTGCCACTTTCTAAGAAGGAGAATGTAAGAGCAACAGAAATGACAGATTTTATGCAATCTGTCCTTGCACAAGTCAAGGAGAGAATTGAACATTCCAATGCAAACTACAAGACTGCTGCTGATATTCACCGAAGGAGACTAATTTTCAAGGAAGGGGATCTTGTATGGGTGATTTTGACTAAAGAAAGGTGTCCTCATGGCTCCTATTCCAAGTTGGGAGCAAGGAAAGTAGGTCCATGCAAAGTATTGACTAAAGTCAATGACAATGCCTACACAGTCCAACTACCCCCTCACTTAAACATCTCTAATGCCTTCAATGTGAAGCATTTGAAGCCTTATTTTCCAACTGAAACTTGA